In Pseudomonas fluorescens, one genomic interval encodes:
- a CDS encoding lysozyme inhibitor LprI family protein, which produces MSKYLIPVLPTVLIGGLSLLGGHAFADDACADITTNSQRERCSVSAKVAADKQLNTSYQELMVRLEGGYQTDPVLAASQKSMVQEAQRAWIKLRDTDCQVDALETEPGSSAHVSAVNNCIASMSRDRSVFLDNIASDTGSGPTIGRGSCPTQDFAQFLPAFSANVESQKRLTAQAVKLLVLKGTSDIGRIVTYVTAEVGRDMAFPLMVAVPDGKVEGIEIEKVDDRHVNVVDKRAGNSNIKIFNFSRKSCWTLDGVEDWSIPDKELSVASTRKMSRAENFCWQRGQGFAGLGGLEQYRLTGELFEATLENYLCAAASGDPISSSAAAGLSLSGMAPQLEYGKVEALFKAAAVDSPSGAESLAGFYCFGNELAGSGPCQRPLDVEKELIRATTMGSTHAFVSLGDYWKSGDLGKKDTPRALACYQLAADKGNDSGINAIKRLQSEVAEPIVASSCF; this is translated from the coding sequence TTGAGTAAATATCTTATTCCGGTGCTTCCCACCGTGCTGATTGGTGGTTTATCTCTGTTGGGGGGACATGCATTTGCTGACGATGCATGTGCCGATATCACTACGAACTCTCAGAGGGAAAGATGTTCTGTGAGTGCCAAGGTTGCTGCAGATAAACAGTTGAATACCAGTTATCAAGAACTGATGGTTCGGCTCGAGGGTGGGTATCAAACCGATCCAGTTCTTGCGGCGAGCCAAAAGTCAATGGTTCAGGAGGCTCAGCGCGCCTGGATCAAACTGCGCGATACCGATTGCCAGGTCGATGCGTTGGAGACGGAACCGGGCTCTTCGGCGCATGTGTCAGCGGTGAACAATTGCATCGCCAGTATGAGTCGCGACCGTTCAGTGTTTTTGGACAATATCGCGTCCGATACCGGGAGTGGCCCGACAATTGGACGTGGCTCGTGCCCTACGCAAGACTTTGCACAGTTTCTTCCAGCATTCTCCGCTAATGTCGAGTCGCAGAAGCGACTAACTGCGCAGGCCGTGAAGCTGCTGGTATTAAAGGGGACGTCGGATATAGGGCGGATTGTGACTTACGTTACTGCGGAGGTGGGACGCGATATGGCGTTTCCCTTAATGGTGGCTGTGCCCGATGGGAAAGTGGAAGGAATAGAGATCGAGAAGGTGGATGACCGCCACGTTAACGTTGTGGATAAACGCGCCGGCAACAGCAATATCAAGATTTTCAACTTTTCGCGGAAGTCCTGCTGGACGCTTGATGGGGTTGAGGACTGGTCGATTCCTGATAAAGAGCTTTCTGTAGCCAGTACGCGGAAAATGAGTCGTGCGGAGAATTTCTGTTGGCAGCGCGGACAAGGATTTGCTGGCTTGGGCGGCCTTGAGCAATACCGGCTGACAGGAGAACTTTTTGAGGCGACTTTGGAAAATTACCTGTGCGCGGCCGCTTCAGGCGATCCTATATCCAGTTCGGCTGCGGCTGGGCTGAGTCTGTCGGGTATGGCCCCGCAATTGGAATACGGCAAAGTTGAGGCTCTTTTCAAAGCAGCAGCCGTTGATTCACCGAGCGGTGCTGAGTCGTTGGCTGGCTTCTATTGTTTTGGCAATGAATTGGCCGGTTCAGGACCCTGCCAGCGCCCGCTGGACGTTGAAAAAGAGTTGATTCGTGCTACCACCATGGGATCAACGCACGCATTCGTTTCGTTAGGCGATTATTGGAAAAGCGGCGATCTAGGAAAGAAAGATACTCCTCGCGCCTTGGCCTGTTATCAGCTTGCTGCCGACAAAGGTAACGACTCGGGCATCAATGCGATTAAGCGACTTCAGTCCGAAGTGGCCGAACCGATAGTGGCCAGCAGCTGCTTTTAG
- a CDS encoding DUF6124 family protein has product MKTSLSFSSIADKEGELQIFLSTFVEALPQSKLAENATELNSKKVNDKKQGSEYKFFNESAIGEIFPPSKRIRLRSASKSKNVGATNKSAPSHSQDMLSISAIAAKLADDIEGSKRSVAVVLARIADGAQIIVERALDHLEKLIAVRQTVNT; this is encoded by the coding sequence TTGAAGACCTCACTGAGCTTTTCGTCCATTGCGGACAAAGAAGGAGAACTACAAATTTTCCTCTCTACGTTCGTCGAAGCTTTGCCACAGTCGAAACTCGCAGAAAATGCGACCGAACTGAATAGCAAAAAGGTTAACGATAAAAAGCAGGGGAGCGAATATAAATTTTTCAATGAATCAGCCATAGGAGAAATTTTCCCACCATCGAAACGGATACGTTTACGCTCCGCCTCAAAATCAAAGAATGTTGGCGCAACAAATAAATCCGCCCCCTCTCACAGTCAAGACATGCTGTCCATCAGCGCCATCGCCGCAAAACTAGCGGACGACATCGAAGGCTCGAAGCGCTCCGTAGCGGTGGTCCTTGCCCGAATTGCCGATGGTGCACAAATTATAGTGGAACGCGCTTTGGATCATTTGGAAAAATTGATAGCGGTGAGGCAGACAGTGAATACGTAA